Proteins co-encoded in one Methanothermobacter sp. genomic window:
- the cas1b gene encoding type I-B CRISPR-associated endonuclease Cas1b — protein sequence MTRKNYYILTDGILKRKENTLYFINKDGKRPLPIHSIYSIYAYSSLSISSQVVNLLSKEGIPIHFFNRYGFYSGSFYPRETLLSGDLVIKQAKHFIDNEKRLKLASDFVKGAIFNMKRVLSYYGLDNNMDTLLEDLKSCKKITEIMNVEGRARADYYKLLDEILPEGFRIGERTRRPPENMANALLSFGNSLLYSTIISEIYNTQLNPTISYLHEPFERRYSLALDISELFKPIIVDRLILYLIKKNMIDETDFEKDLNYSLLNENGKRKFVTEYDKRLKKTIKHRKIGRKVSYKRLIRLECYKLIKHLLGKEKYKPFISWW from the coding sequence ATGACTAGGAAGAATTATTATATACTTACAGATGGTATCTTGAAAAGGAAAGAAAACACATTATATTTCATAAACAAGGATGGGAAACGCCCACTCCCAATACATTCTATATATTCAATATACGCATATAGCTCGCTTAGCATTTCTTCCCAGGTTGTAAATTTGTTGTCAAAAGAAGGCATACCGATACACTTTTTTAACAGGTACGGATTTTATTCTGGAAGTTTTTATCCAAGAGAGACACTATTATCTGGAGATCTTGTGATAAAACAAGCAAAACATTTTATAGATAATGAGAAAAGGTTAAAACTTGCCTCTGATTTTGTTAAAGGCGCCATATTTAACATGAAACGAGTCTTATCCTATTATGGTTTGGATAATAACATGGATACTCTCTTGGAAGACCTTAAATCATGTAAGAAGATAACTGAGATAATGAACGTTGAAGGAAGAGCTAGAGCAGACTATTATAAATTATTGGATGAAATACTCCCTGAAGGTTTTAGGATAGGTGAAAGGACTCGTAGACCACCCGAGAATATGGCAAATGCACTACTTAGTTTTGGCAACTCTCTATTATATTCAACTATCATAAGTGAAATCTATAATACACAGTTAAATCCTACCATATCATATTTGCATGAACCATTCGAAAGGAGATATTCACTTGCACTTGATATTAGTGAATTATTCAAGCCTATAATTGTTGATCGCTTAATTTTGTATTTAATTAAGAAGAATATGATAGATGAAACAGACTTTGAAAAGGATTTAAATTATTCTTTACTCAACGAAAATGGAAAAAGAAAATTTGTAACAGAGTATGATAAAAGGCTTAAAAAAACGATTAAACACAGGAAAATCGGGAGAAAAGTCTCATATAAACGTTTAATACGATTAGAATGCTACAAATTGATAAAACATTTGCTAGGGAAAGAAAAGTATAAACCATTCATAAGCTGGTGGTAA
- the cas2 gene encoding CRISPR-associated endonuclease Cas2, translated as MYVIIVYDVNVKRVNKVKAYLRKHLLWVQNSVFEGEITKSQLERIKKDLSTICNESEDSVIIYSFRTKKAMKKEVLGIEKSSISEII; from the coding sequence ATGTATGTTATAATAGTTTATGACGTAAATGTAAAACGTGTTAACAAGGTTAAAGCATATTTGAGAAAACATCTTTTATGGGTTCAAAATTCAGTTTTTGAAGGTGAAATTACAAAAAGTCAACTAGAAAGAATAAAAAAAGATCTTAGTACCATCTGTAACGAATCAGAGGATTCCGTGATAATCTATTCATTCAGAACCAAAAAAGCCATGAAAAAAGAAGTTTTAGGCATCGAAAAATCATCAATATCTGAAATAATATAA
- a CDS encoding radical SAM protein: protein MKNGKIYSKINTSQEAVGIFYFDPLPTNCVADWVCPASTGAGYPKYAYSPKTEHGYRNLAVFFGTCSFDCLYCQNSSYKEMAFTGKPLFNINDIIQILDDKSACICFFGGDPSPQMQFALSAAQSAIKEKKNKILRICWETNGNIHPKYINEMAKISLSSGGIIKFDLKAWDEKLHKILTGASNRQTLKNFKYIYKNYFDKRSEPPLLVASTLMVPGYVEKDEVEKIANFLAKLNPNIPYVLLAFSPQHMMTDLPLLTWEEAGKCLKAAKETGLKRVYLGNPHLLR, encoded by the coding sequence GTGAAAAACGGTAAAATATATTCCAAAATAAATACAAGCCAAGAAGCTGTCGGTATTTTTTATTTCGATCCCTTACCCACCAACTGCGTGGCAGATTGGGTCTGCCCCGCCTCCACAGGAGCTGGCTACCCAAAATATGCCTATTCACCAAAAACAGAACATGGATACAGAAACCTCGCCGTATTTTTCGGAACCTGTTCATTTGATTGCCTATACTGTCAAAACAGCTCCTACAAAGAAATGGCCTTCACAGGGAAACCTCTATTTAATATCAATGACATAATCCAGATATTGGATGATAAAAGTGCCTGTATTTGCTTCTTTGGTGGTGACCCATCGCCACAGATGCAATTTGCCCTATCAGCCGCGCAAAGTGCAATCAAAGAAAAAAAGAATAAGATCCTGAGAATATGTTGGGAGACCAACGGCAATATCCACCCCAAATACATAAATGAAATGGCAAAGATAAGCTTATCCTCAGGGGGTATAATAAAATTCGACCTTAAAGCATGGGACGAAAAACTCCACAAGATACTCACAGGTGCAAGTAACCGGCAAACCCTTAAAAATTTCAAATACATTTATAAAAACTATTTTGATAAGAGGAGTGAACCACCCCTACTTGTTGCAAGCACACTCATGGTACCAGGGTATGTGGAAAAAGACGAAGTAGAAAAGATAGCCAACTTCCTAGCAAAACTTAACCCTAACATACCCTATGTCTTACTCGCCTTTTCACCACAACACATGATGACAGATCTCCCATTATTAACATGGGAAGAAGCAGGAAAATGCTTAAAAGCAGCCAAAGAAACGGGATTAAAAAGAGTGTATTTAGGAAATCCCCACCTATTAAGATAA
- a CDS encoding haloacid dehalogenase: MEAIIREIKRVLDEKDDLREKALKMTREIIRLSGECIRAIHRGDFGLADERLSEAEKLVGRLGGMLEGHPDLYYSGYVRDAHQEYVEALLFYSYVEGREFPLPADVGVPESHYLLGLGDLVGELRRYFLELLVRGDLEGAEKLCRSIKKLYDELSILEYPRSLVNIRHKQDNARYILERTLEDLIRAKSS; encoded by the coding sequence ATGGAAGCTATAATACGGGAGATAAAGAGGGTGCTTGATGAGAAGGATGATTTGAGGGAAAAGGCTCTTAAAATGACCCGGGAGATAATAAGGTTGTCTGGTGAGTGTATAAGGGCTATTCACCGGGGAGATTTTGGTTTGGCTGATGAGAGGCTTAGTGAAGCTGAGAAGCTAGTTGGGAGGTTGGGGGGTATGCTTGAGGGGCATCCTGATTTGTATTATAGTGGTTATGTTAGGGATGCTCATCAGGAGTATGTTGAGGCCTTATTATTTTATAGTTATGTGGAGGGTAGGGAGTTTCCTTTACCAGCGGATGTTGGAGTGCCTGAGTCTCATTATTTGCTTGGTCTTGGTGATTTGGTGGGGGAGCTTAGAAGATACTTTTTGGAGTTACTGGTTAGGGGTGATTTAGAGGGTGCTGAAAAGCTTTGTAGGTCTATTAAAAAATTGTATGATGAGTTGTCGATATTAGAGTATCCTAGGAGTCTTGTGAATATAAGGCATAAGCAGGATAACGCCCGGTATATATTGGAGAGGACTCTTGAGGATCTTATAAGGGCTAAGAGTTCATGA
- a CDS encoding pseudomurein-binding repeat-containing protein encodes MFFACMLLLNVGFSYAEENVTQNMDDHQNLDQATNVNSPHNQMDSPPITNTGNNVTFEGSNGLEAAAGSALDSSDIENAAVRLDNFIKNNKRLPAYVTVGGKQLNPAEFLQLSTAYLTGKTLQPNSAELPNKTTGTSLKGSITQKDYIKLAEKVYNFIKSNSRAPNYATFNNQQIKFEALVWLFARIISFKATNQRLPNYVNLENLNSIKNLPFNNNSTNSSSNSATDQIGEGSNNSSRTVGNSSISISDIISAAKNLKSFIENNKRLPVHVTVSDQNLTVAQFLELMSRVIVQVNSGQTSPLTPRIVTEAPNPSGSATGQITKSEYIKLANKLLSFIGTYGRAPNYATASIGSVSYPKLVYAMSRILSFYKDNKRLPNYVTITDFSSQNNELSQYLVATANCQVNDPSIKSLATQLTAGLTSAWDKARAIFNWVRDNISYSFYYNTRYGAVGTLKYRTGNCCDQAHLVVALARAAGLPARYVHGICTFSTGTYGHVWAQIYINGAWYNADATSSKNSLGVIKSWNTAIIRGVYASLPF; translated from the coding sequence ATGTTCTTTGCCTGCATGCTCCTACTGAATGTTGGGTTCAGTTATGCAGAAGAAAATGTCACACAAAACATGGACGACCACCAAAACTTGGATCAAGCAACCAATGTGAATTCGCCCCATAACCAAATGGATAGCCCACCAATAACGAACACTGGAAATAATGTTACCTTTGAGGGATCAAATGGGCTGGAGGCGGCGGCTGGATCTGCCCTGGACAGTTCAGATATTGAAAATGCGGCAGTTCGACTAGACAATTTCATCAAAAACAATAAAAGACTACCAGCCTATGTTACAGTTGGCGGAAAACAATTAAACCCTGCGGAGTTCCTCCAACTTTCAACAGCATATCTTACTGGCAAAACTCTCCAGCCTAACAGTGCGGAATTGCCAAATAAAACAACAGGAACAAGCCTCAAAGGGTCAATAACCCAAAAAGATTACATTAAATTAGCAGAGAAAGTATATAATTTCATTAAATCGAATTCAAGAGCTCCGAACTACGCGACCTTTAATAATCAGCAGATAAAATTCGAAGCTCTAGTATGGCTATTTGCAAGGATCATAAGCTTCAAAGCAACTAACCAGAGACTACCCAACTATGTGAACCTGGAAAACCTCAACAGTATCAAAAACTTACCCTTCAATAACAATTCCACCAATTCTAGTAGCAATTCAGCTACAGACCAAATAGGGGAAGGCAGTAACAATTCTAGCAGAACTGTTGGCAATTCAAGTATAAGCATTTCTGACATTATTTCAGCGGCCAAAAACCTAAAAAGTTTCATTGAAAACAATAAAAGATTACCAGTTCATGTTACAGTCTCTGATCAAAATTTAACTGTTGCCCAATTCCTTGAGTTAATGTCGAGGGTGATAGTCCAGGTAAATTCTGGTCAGACAAGCCCATTAACCCCAAGAATTGTCACAGAAGCCCCAAATCCCTCAGGTTCCGCTACTGGCCAAATCACAAAATCAGAGTACATAAAATTGGCAAATAAGCTTTTAAGTTTCATCGGAACCTACGGTAGAGCTCCGAATTATGCCACAGCGAGTATTGGCAGCGTATCATATCCCAAACTTGTCTATGCCATGAGCAGAATACTCAGCTTCTACAAGGACAATAAGAGGTTACCCAACTATGTCACTATAACAGATTTTTCCAGTCAAAATAATGAACTTAGCCAGTATCTTGTGGCCACTGCAAACTGTCAAGTGAACGATCCTAGTATAAAGTCGCTTGCAACCCAACTGACAGCCGGCCTTACTAGTGCATGGGATAAGGCAAGAGCAATCTTCAACTGGGTCCGTGACAATATAAGCTACAGTTTCTATTATAATACAAGGTATGGTGCTGTTGGAACCCTTAAATACAGGACTGGTAACTGTTGTGACCAGGCACATCTTGTGGTGGCGCTTGCCAGGGCAGCAGGGTTACCTGCGCGTTACGTTCATGGGATCTGCACTTTTTCCACTGGAACTTATGGACATGTCTGGGCGCAAATCTACATCAATGGTGCATGGTATAACGCGGATGCGACAAGTAGCAAGAACAGCCTCGGTGTGATAAAAAGTTGGAACACAGCTATTATTAGAGGGGTGTACGCCAGCCTACCCTTCTAA
- a CDS encoding acylphosphatase yields MKVRAHIFIDGRVQGVFFRYRTQDVAMAHNVKGWVRNLPDGRVEAVLEGEKDNVEKVIKFCEVGPPGAKVTDLEINWEEYKGEFKNFQIRY; encoded by the coding sequence ATGAAAGTTAGAGCCCACATATTTATCGATGGTAGAGTTCAAGGCGTATTTTTCAGGTATAGAACCCAGGATGTTGCAATGGCACATAATGTAAAAGGTTGGGTGCGTAACCTGCCAGATGGCAGAGTTGAAGCCGTCCTTGAAGGCGAAAAAGATAACGTGGAAAAAGTAATAAAATTCTGCGAAGTAGGCCCACCCGGGGCAAAGGTCACCGACCTCGAAATAAACTGGGAAGAATACAAGGGAGAATTCAAAAACTTCCAAATACGCTACTAA
- a CDS encoding zinc-ribbon domain-containing protein: protein MVYCPKCGKKNEEDAEFCSGCGAPLQMQKPKGDTCFGQPEERYKEECFGLPHGGLIIGVIFGTLLIIIGISAILKIDIGYIIGPSIMIIIGILIIAGAIYKTQKS, encoded by the coding sequence ATGGTATATTGTCCAAAATGTGGTAAAAAAAATGAAGAAGATGCAGAATTTTGCTCAGGCTGCGGAGCACCCCTCCAAATGCAAAAACCAAAAGGAGACACATGCTTCGGCCAACCAGAAGAACGCTATAAAGAAGAATGCTTCGGCCTACCCCATGGTGGGTTAATAATAGGCGTTATCTTCGGAACACTCCTAATCATCATAGGAATCTCAGCCATACTAAAAATAGACATAGGATACATCATAGGCCCCTCTATAATGATAATCATAGGAATACTTATCATAGCAGGTGCCATATACAAAACCCAAAAAAGCTAA
- a CDS encoding radical SAM protein: MKVLFIEPPKDPWFLMGEYRPPPLGILGLAAYIEAKNENIHIEVLDCQAERVDWKKMEKRIDSLQPDMVVPSALATCNTYLVLRTVETAKKVNPDIITVVGGQHFTATAQETLKSYPEIDFIIRGEGEETLNELIQNIEKNMPISKVRGLSFKYNDKIIHNPPRPLIQNLDELPFPGYHFVADHMKKYHFKMMAGNARYALIEASRGCDHQCTFCSQWKHWQRWRAKSPQRIADEIEHLYNEYGITFLWFTDDNLGSGARIERLCDELIKRGLDDLMWFVQARSDDIIKNKRILPKMRKAGNYWIMAGLERHDNPTLKGFNKNIRTSDAKVSMDLLKENDIFAQATFIIGERRDSHKSIEKLREFANMVDPDLAIFMILTPFPGTKLYDIAKANKWIEDKNWANYDMIHAVMPTENLSREEVQEELYECYRSFYGNIKRRLKGLFSLNILKGKVYRYMAGRGVLQALGDLF, translated from the coding sequence ATGAAAGTTCTCTTCATAGAACCTCCAAAAGATCCATGGTTCCTAATGGGCGAATACCGGCCCCCACCATTAGGCATATTAGGATTAGCAGCCTACATTGAGGCTAAAAATGAAAATATACACATAGAAGTCTTGGATTGTCAGGCTGAGAGGGTTGACTGGAAGAAAATGGAAAAACGTATAGACTCCCTCCAACCAGATATGGTTGTTCCAAGCGCTCTGGCAACCTGTAACACCTATCTAGTTCTTAGAACTGTTGAAACAGCAAAAAAAGTCAACCCAGATATAATAACCGTTGTCGGCGGCCAACATTTCACAGCAACAGCCCAAGAAACCCTCAAATCATATCCAGAGATTGACTTTATTATACGTGGCGAAGGTGAAGAAACACTTAATGAACTCATCCAAAACATAGAGAAGAACATGCCCATTTCAAAGGTTAGAGGATTATCCTTCAAATACAATGATAAAATAATACACAATCCTCCCAGACCACTTATCCAAAACCTAGATGAATTACCATTCCCAGGTTATCATTTTGTCGCAGATCATATGAAAAAGTATCATTTTAAAATGATGGCAGGAAACGCAAGATATGCTCTCATAGAAGCTTCACGCGGATGTGACCATCAATGCACCTTTTGTTCACAATGGAAACACTGGCAAAGATGGAGGGCCAAATCACCCCAGCGTATAGCTGATGAAATAGAACACCTATACAATGAATATGGGATCACCTTCCTATGGTTCACCGATGATAACCTAGGTTCAGGTGCCAGGATCGAAAGATTATGTGACGAACTCATAAAAAGGGGCCTAGATGATCTGATGTGGTTCGTCCAGGCCAGAAGTGATGATATTATCAAAAATAAGCGTATACTGCCTAAAATGAGGAAAGCTGGCAATTATTGGATTATGGCCGGGTTAGAAAGGCATGACAACCCAACCCTCAAAGGTTTCAATAAGAATATTAGAACTTCCGATGCCAAGGTTTCTATGGACCTCCTAAAGGAGAATGATATATTTGCACAGGCAACTTTCATCATAGGAGAAAGAAGAGATTCCCACAAATCCATAGAGAAATTGCGAGAATTCGCCAACATGGTAGACCCTGACCTTGCAATTTTCATGATTTTAACACCATTCCCAGGAACGAAGCTCTATGATATTGCCAAAGCCAATAAATGGATAGAGGACAAAAATTGGGCCAATTATGATATGATACATGCAGTCATGCCCACAGAAAACCTTTCAAGGGAAGAAGTACAAGAAGAATTATACGAATGTTACAGGAGCTTCTATGGGAACATAAAAAGGCGCCTAAAAGGACTATTCTCATTAAACATTTTAAAGGGGAAAGTCTACAGGTACATGGCAGGTAGGGGCGTTCTTCAGGCTTTGGGGGACTTGTTTTGA
- the trmY gene encoding tRNA (pseudouridine(54)-N(1))-methyltransferase TrmY → MRGFLVIGNRASTGPFSLKNIPGAGRMDILCRCISQAMFLSHSLRKSLEVYLLLLGDPNPPVVVKFRSDEVRRMSPDERSIAGLIRKALKFKAGEEWTETNSGVFISKKDLRRLLEELSNHYRVYYMREDGKDLRKLADKMEDPLFVLGDHLGVKKEDEKVILGFAEDIVSVSKLSLMAEQCITIANYELDRASTKG, encoded by the coding sequence ATGAGGGGTTTTCTTGTTATAGGAAATAGGGCCAGTACTGGTCCTTTTAGTTTGAAGAATATTCCAGGTGCTGGGCGGATGGATATACTGTGTCGTTGCATCTCCCAGGCCATGTTTTTGTCCCATTCCCTGAGAAAATCTTTGGAAGTTTATCTTCTCCTACTCGGCGACCCTAATCCACCAGTAGTCGTGAAGTTTAGAAGTGATGAGGTTAGGAGAATGTCACCTGATGAGAGAAGCATAGCTGGACTTATAAGGAAAGCCTTAAAGTTTAAAGCGGGAGAAGAATGGACTGAGACAAACTCTGGAGTATTCATTTCAAAAAAAGATCTTAGAAGATTATTGGAAGAACTTTCTAACCATTATAGAGTATATTACATGAGGGAAGATGGAAAAGATCTGAGGAAATTGGCAGATAAAATGGAGGATCCGCTCTTTGTATTGGGTGATCATCTTGGGGTTAAAAAAGAAGATGAAAAGGTGATACTAGGATTTGCAGAGGATATTGTTAGCGTCTCCAAGCTTTCTTTAATGGCGGAACAATGTATAACAATTGCAAATTATGAGCTTGACAGGGCATCAACTAAGGGGTAA
- a CDS encoding DUF2207 domain-containing protein, giving the protein MKLQINKRNLIIIVGVLSFLIIIGFMATQGRSYSITAIDTDLFLKEDGTIHVKEKIHYSFKGTWNGITRVIPLDAGQSIQNLNVSAEGAYIGYPEIETENNIQRIRVYLYSDPMLTTPITDQKVNLTFEYDAINVLTFYNDITELHYKIIGEGWKVPIEQSNTRIHLPGKEGTKYWLNPPYYLEGAKWQKNTLEVTSKTIPAGQFFEVEMTIPKEYFSANPNNGRIIEQEALPIIERKQREYQEELAFKNMIYSLTGIMLIIANFTPLLIYLKYGREPEIDYKAEYEREIPYNDPPALVNAIYPSKIFKGVGEPDMDGFKATIMDLIDRNYLKVETKEKKVFLKINKDLKGLEDFEMDVIRFLRRFRKNNLIPLDEIPKKLSEKNTAIYFQGLYENWKNHLKKKFITDKIEEIFINKGAKYMKIYGIIGIILAIIVAYFTMGDPLGKLPFSTAVLLATTSIIAILLPEDIPGHWTPQGREYIEKWNNFKKYLKDFSQIKEYPPESVKIWNKYLVYATALGIAENVIKAMKLQLPEQELEENDVYIFHYYGGYGLLSTALATGMSTSTETEHDNISIGDIGGGDMGGGGDAF; this is encoded by the coding sequence ATGAAATTGCAAATAAACAAAAGAAATCTTATAATAATAGTAGGTGTCCTATCTTTCTTGATAATCATAGGTTTCATGGCCACACAGGGTCGTAGTTATTCAATAACAGCAATAGACACTGACCTTTTCCTAAAAGAGGATGGGACAATACACGTTAAAGAAAAAATACATTACTCATTTAAAGGGACTTGGAATGGGATAACCCGTGTAATACCTTTAGATGCCGGTCAAAGCATCCAAAACTTGAATGTGTCGGCTGAAGGTGCATATATAGGATATCCTGAAATAGAAACAGAAAATAACATCCAAAGGATTAGGGTTTATTTATATTCTGATCCAATGTTAACAACTCCAATCACTGACCAAAAAGTGAACCTTACCTTTGAATATGATGCAATCAATGTACTAACATTCTATAATGACATAACAGAATTACATTACAAGATAATCGGTGAAGGATGGAAGGTCCCCATAGAACAGTCAAATACCAGAATACACCTCCCCGGAAAAGAAGGCACCAAATACTGGTTAAACCCACCATATTATCTAGAAGGGGCTAAATGGCAAAAAAACACATTAGAAGTCACATCCAAGACCATACCCGCTGGCCAATTCTTTGAAGTGGAAATGACCATACCAAAAGAATATTTCTCGGCCAATCCAAACAATGGTAGAATCATAGAACAGGAAGCATTACCCATAATAGAACGCAAACAAAGGGAATACCAGGAAGAACTAGCATTCAAAAACATGATATACTCTCTCACTGGGATCATGTTAATCATAGCCAACTTCACACCCCTATTGATATACCTAAAATATGGAAGGGAACCTGAGATAGACTATAAAGCAGAATATGAGCGTGAAATCCCATACAATGACCCTCCGGCACTCGTAAACGCCATATACCCTTCTAAGATCTTCAAAGGCGTGGGCGAACCAGACATGGACGGATTCAAAGCCACAATAATGGACTTAATAGACAGAAATTATCTCAAAGTAGAAACAAAAGAAAAAAAGGTATTCCTAAAAATTAACAAGGACTTAAAAGGCCTGGAAGACTTTGAAATGGATGTGATAAGATTCCTGCGAAGATTCAGGAAAAACAACTTAATACCATTAGATGAAATCCCGAAAAAATTATCAGAAAAAAATACCGCCATATACTTCCAGGGTCTCTATGAAAATTGGAAAAATCACTTGAAAAAGAAATTCATAACAGACAAAATAGAAGAGATATTCATAAACAAAGGCGCCAAATACATGAAAATTTATGGTATCATAGGGATAATATTAGCTATTATAGTAGCCTATTTCACAATGGGAGATCCGCTTGGAAAATTACCATTCTCTACAGCAGTATTGTTGGCAACAACTTCAATAATAGCAATATTACTACCCGAGGATATACCAGGACACTGGACACCCCAAGGCAGAGAATACATTGAAAAATGGAACAATTTCAAAAAATACCTCAAAGATTTCAGCCAAATAAAAGAATATCCACCAGAGTCCGTTAAAATATGGAACAAGTACTTGGTCTATGCAACAGCCCTGGGAATAGCAGAAAATGTTATAAAAGCCATGAAATTACAATTACCAGAACAAGAACTAGAAGAAAACGACGTTTACATATTCCACTACTATGGGGGGTATGGACTTTTAAGCACTGCACTAGCCACTGGTATGAGCACATCAACAGAAACAGAACATGATAATATTAGTATAGGGGACATTGGAGGAGGAGACATGGGAGGAGGTGGCGACGCCTTCTAA
- a CDS encoding LemA family protein, protein MLLWIIVVCIIFLFILYLGYLYNSLVQLRNRVENAWSQIDVQLKRRADLVPNLVETVKGYAKHEKTVLENVTKARSALLDANNVKEIGEADNMLTGALKSLFAVAENYPNLKANENFLRLQGQLEEIEDKIAYSRQFYNDTVLMYNNKCQMIPSNIIASLFNFKEAEFFQVEESARELPKVKF, encoded by the coding sequence GTGTTACTATGGATAATAGTCGTCTGTATAATATTTTTGTTCATATTGTACCTTGGATATCTTTATAATAGTCTTGTGCAGCTTAGAAATAGGGTTGAAAATGCTTGGTCGCAGATAGATGTTCAGCTTAAAAGAAGAGCAGACCTAGTACCTAATCTAGTGGAGACCGTTAAAGGCTATGCAAAGCATGAGAAAACCGTCCTAGAAAATGTCACAAAAGCTAGAAGCGCGCTTCTAGATGCGAATAATGTCAAAGAAATTGGCGAAGCCGATAACATGTTAACAGGCGCCCTGAAGAGCTTATTCGCTGTCGCTGAGAACTATCCCAACCTTAAAGCCAATGAAAACTTTCTAAGATTACAAGGCCAACTAGAAGAAATTGAAGATAAAATAGCTTATTCACGCCAATTTTACAACGACACTGTACTAATGTACAATAATAAATGTCAGATGATCCCAAGCAATATAATAGCCTCCCTTTTCAATTTCAAGGAAGCAGAATTCTTCCAAGTAGAAGAAAGCGCAAGAGAACTGCCAAAAGTCAAATTTTAG